A region of Nitrospirota bacterium DNA encodes the following proteins:
- a CDS encoding efflux RND transporter periplasmic adaptor subunit, giving the protein MVIHKKVSVYLILLAVIIPLVFIYRATSRGLEVNGYQVKKKDLVISVTGTSTGTVKADKEVKLSAQRVGRISILHVEEGSVVTAGGRIADLEAEEVQQRLLLASASMQRMNAQLDSLKLGLASFKADVESNISKAKAVLDEAEARLRRFQELKDKGFVSQSDLDAVKREHDVAKASSVSAFAALQQIRAREEEIRAQAAAVEQSQREYNLAKIMLDYSFIRSPIAGIVTTRPVKIAETVPVGALIAAVVSTDSLYIEAFIDEADAAKVAIGQQVNVTMDAYPEKVMKGEVYMISPVVLGSKQEARTFEARVRLLDNYVITKPGMSADVEVIVSKKDNVLIIPSQAIIEKGDAKYVYVGNDSKAVLHKIKTGQFNWTFTEVTEGLQEGDIVITNPDIPDLKDKTRIKVLVTDK; this is encoded by the coding sequence ATGGTTATTCATAAAAAGGTATCAGTTTACCTTATTCTGCTGGCAGTCATTATCCCCCTTGTATTCATCTACAGAGCTACATCGCGCGGCCTTGAGGTCAACGGATATCAGGTGAAGAAGAAGGATCTGGTGATCAGCGTTACCGGCACATCAACCGGAACAGTCAAGGCTGACAAGGAAGTGAAGCTCTCTGCCCAGAGGGTCGGCAGGATCTCAATACTTCATGTTGAAGAGGGTTCGGTGGTTACCGCAGGCGGCAGAATTGCAGATCTCGAAGCAGAAGAGGTGCAGCAGAGGCTTTTGCTCGCCTCTGCTTCGATGCAGAGGATGAACGCTCAGCTCGATAGCCTGAAGCTTGGTCTGGCTTCATTCAAGGCTGATGTTGAGTCAAATATCAGTAAGGCAAAAGCGGTCCTTGATGAAGCAGAGGCACGGCTGCGACGCTTCCAGGAGCTCAAGGACAAAGGATTTGTCTCGCAGAGCGACCTTGATGCGGTGAAAAGGGAACATGACGTTGCAAAGGCTTCCTCAGTATCTGCCTTCGCTGCCCTGCAGCAGATACGGGCCCGGGAGGAAGAGATACGCGCCCAGGCAGCTGCGGTCGAACAGTCACAGAGAGAATACAATCTGGCAAAGATCATGCTCGACTACTCGTTCATCAGATCGCCTATTGCCGGTATCGTCACAACGCGGCCGGTGAAGATTGCAGAGACTGTTCCTGTCGGGGCTCTCATAGCGGCTGTGGTCTCAACGGATTCACTCTATATCGAGGCCTTTATCGACGAGGCTGATGCGGCAAAGGTTGCGATCGGGCAGCAGGTGAACGTCACGATGGACGCATATCCGGAGAAAGTGATGAAGGGAGAGGTCTACATGATTTCTCCGGTTGTATTGGGCAGCAAGCAGGAGGCACGCACATTTGAAGCAAGAGTAAGGCTCCTTGATAACTATGTGATAACAAAGCCGGGTATGTCGGCAGATGTCGAGGTGATAGTCAGCAAGAAGGATAATGTGCTGATCATTCCGTCCCAGGCGATCATCGAGAAGGGTGACGCGAAATATGTCTATGTCGGCAATGACAGCAAGGCAGTCCTGCACAAGATAAAAACAGGGCAGTTCAACTGGACGTTCACTGAGGTGACTGAAGGGCTGCAGGAGGGGGATATTGTTATAACCAATCCGGATATTCCTGATCTGAAGGACAAAACACGGATAAAGGTCCTTGTCACAGATAAATGA
- a CDS encoding collagen-like protein — translation MKKGVFKTGRLAAAMVGVLVCIFSFSLSAVALGAITVPLPSVDIVDVDLPTNSMMIYGKGFIAPLSPGAGIGGPAGAGTPPQVFLGGTALVVTAYSSTQINATLPEGIADGSYRLIVQAANSTQYALFEVTIGATGLTGPQGPQGVQGPIGPVGLQGPQGVQGSQGIQGPAGPTGASGTSVWPTYYTVTNSFYCAALSACPTSGYFETYCNDPWDEIISASYTFNGVLSSMKEWSVIQQSTVVAAKTQFWVDNWDWFDTTTTVTLKCLGLRAKP, via the coding sequence ATGAAAAAAGGAGTTTTTAAAACAGGACGTTTAGCCGCAGCAATGGTCGGTGTTTTAGTATGTATTTTTTCTTTTTCTTTGTCTGCAGTTGCCTTAGGAGCCATAACGGTTCCTCTGCCGTCAGTAGATATCGTGGATGTAGATCTGCCCACAAACAGCATGATGATCTATGGTAAGGGCTTCATTGCTCCCTTGAGCCCGGGTGCCGGCATCGGAGGGCCGGCAGGAGCAGGAACACCGCCGCAGGTATTTCTTGGCGGGACTGCACTGGTGGTAACGGCATATAGCAGCACCCAGATAAACGCCACATTGCCGGAAGGCATAGCAGATGGAAGTTACCGTCTGATAGTGCAGGCAGCAAACAGCACCCAGTATGCCCTGTTTGAGGTGACGATCGGAGCAACAGGGCTGACCGGTCCGCAGGGGCCACAGGGAGTTCAGGGTCCGATAGGTCCAGTTGGTCTACAAGGACCGCAGGGAGTTCAAGGTTCGCAGGGAATTCAGGGGCCGGCCGGCCCGACAGGAGCATCAGGCACCAGTGTCTGGCCAACCTATTATACGGTGACCAATTCATTTTATTGTGCTGCGTTATCAGCTTGTCCAACGTCTGGTTACTTTGAGACTTATTGTAACGATCCATGGGATGAAATAATTTCAGCAAGCTATACGTTTAATGGAGTTCTGTCGAGCATGAAGGAATGGTCCGTAATCCAGCAGTCAACCGTCGTAGCAGCGAAAACGCAGTTTTGGGTAGACAATTGGGATTGGTTCGACACCACGACAACCGTAACCCTGAAATGCCTCGGACTAAGGGCGAAACCTTAG